The following is a genomic window from Phaseolus vulgaris cultivar G19833 chromosome 6, P. vulgaris v2.0, whole genome shotgun sequence.
ctaattttacTTCAATAGTTCAAGCTTTAGCTCGAATACATTGGCATAATCAAAGTTATTTTAGTACCTAATTTGGTTCCCTTTGCAGTTATTACAATGGAAAGATATTGGTATAGCCAATCTCCCAGGAGTAATTAGCCTTCTAGCTGGTTTGTTAATGTGGGTAACCTCTCTTCCTGGAGTGCGAACATGGAACTTTGAGCTGTTCTTCTACACCCATCAATTATATGTAGTCTTTGTTGTCTTTTTGGCGTTGCATGTTGGTGACTTTATTTTCACTATGGCTGCTGGTGGAATATTTCTCTTTCTGCTTGATCGGTTTCTGAGGTTCTGCCAATCACGAAGGAGAGTTACTGTAATCTCATCAAGATGCCTTCCATGTGGCACTGTGGAATTGGTTCTGTCAAAACCTCAAAGTAATTATATACTTATCATAGTATTTCTTCTGTGCACATAATTTGTTACCATAACCAGTTCACTGACAAAAAAAACCTTTTTAAAATGTTGTAGATTTAAGGTACAATGCTCTAAGTTTCATTTTCGTTCAAGTCCGGGAACTATCATGGCTGCAGTGGCATCCATTCAGTGTTTCTTCTAGCCCTTTGGATGGAAAACATCACCTTGCTGTTCTCATAAAGGTTCTTGGCAAATGGACTGAGAAGTTGAGACAAAGGATTACTGATATTGATGCACAAAAAGATTTATCAGTCATAACAACTTCAGTGGAGGGACCATATGGGCATGAAGTACCATACCATTTAATGTAAGTGGTTACATGCCAATTCTTTTTGTGCGGCACTCATAATAAATGATAGAAACCATGATTTAGTCCGTATTCCTTAGTTTGCATATAATGATTGGCCATTTTGTTCTTAGGTACGAAAATCTTATATTAGTGGCTGGTGGTATTGGACTTTCACCCTTCCTTGCTATATTGAGTGACATTCTCCACCGTGTTAGGGAGGGGAAACCCTGTCAACCGAGAAATATTTTACTTGTTTGGGCAGTGAAAAATTCAAGCGAGCTTCCACTTCTCTCAACCATTGACATGGAAACAATTTGTCCATCCTTTTCAGACAATGTAAACATTGATATTCGTATTTATGTCACTCGAGAATCAGATCCTCCATTGGTGAGTCTACATTTCTTTACACAAATTTGTACTTTCTTCTGATGGTGCCTTGTTATCatttacacaattttttttcactaaATTGTATTTGATTTCTATTATCTGCAGGAAGAGGGGTACACTTACAAACCAATAAAATCTTCATTCTGCCCTATGGCTAGTGATTATGGCATGTCTGTTTTGGTTGGTACAGGAGACAATTTTTGGTCTGGACTTTATGTCATCTCATCTACAGTTGGCTTTGTGACATTGCTGGCTTTGTTGTATGGTTACTACATAACCCCATTTCACATAGATATATGGTGGTACAAGGGACTACTATATGTTATCTGCATGGTTGCAAGTGTTGTAATCTTCGGTGGTTCAGTGGTTGTATTGTGGCACAATTGGGAAATGAAAAGTCAATTGAAAGATAAGTCTAATAATGTAAAGGTTGATGATAAGATTCATCAAAATGGCTCTTTGGCTCCCAAGGATCTAAGTCAAGTCAGTATTGAAAAGTCAACTATCATTAGTTATGGTTCCAGGCCAGACTTCAAAGGTATGTCTTTATGAGGATAATTTTTCAACAAAACTAAGATGTGTTGTTGTATGATCTAAATTAAAGTTTCATCTGGATAATCATTGTATTATTGAAGTGAAACTCTAAATCTAACCAGCACCACCAATAGTAGAAGTAGTAATGTATTAAAATTTGTCCTGATTCTTTTAATGTTATtgaataacaattttaaaacatgaaagAACTGTTAGTGTAGTCAAGTTTACATGATGCATTCAGATACATATATTGTTTCTTCACATTACATGCGTCTTTGCTTTGGCGTTTGAAGCCTCGAATCTATCTTTCGAATGTGAAAAATTGAAGCTGCTAAAAGGTGTTTCAGCTTAGATGCGGATCACAAATTCACATTTGACTTGATTTTATCTGAAGTCAAATAAAATATGCACTACCTATAATTACTAATCTGGATACATGCTTTGCAGAAATTTATGAATCAATGTCAGAAAAGTGGGGCCTTGTTGATGTTGGTGTCATAGTTTGTGGCCCTTCAACACTTCAGACAAGTGTAGCTGAAGAAATCCGGTCACACAGCATGACTAGACAACGCCATCATCCCATCTTCCATTTCCACAGCCACAGCTTTGATCTCTAGCTCTCCAAAAGAAAGATGAAAgacatatacatacatacatatatatatatataatatgaatgtTGTATATAGCAGGAATCCAATTCTACAACCCTTTTAAGGTGCTATCAGAAGGATTCTAattatgtatgtatgtatgtattatCACTAGGGATGTCTATATGCAATTTCAGGGATGATATAATGTGAATGCTCAGTTTTCTGTGGCTTCTTTCTATCTCATCTCTTAGAAGTGTAAATTACTGGATCAGAGCATACCGTAAATGAGAAGCAAATActattttaatgtaattttcaATTGTAGGTGACTATAATTTTTGGTACTGTATTTAATTTCACCTAACTATCATTCTGTGATAAAAATACACATCAACAGATTAGGCGTACCGAACCTCTGATTTatcagtatttttttaataataaaacaacAACGAATTAGGAATTATTGTagctaataaaatatgaaagcaTCTCTGCAAGTTTCATTGGTTGCACTTAATAAAAGATGGCACGTCATTGTTTTCACAGAAGATGACATATCATCATAAATGAATGATTATTCCTGCCATTTCCTTTAAGTAGTTATGATAAAAGTGTTGATACGTTTACAACTCTCCGTCAAATTATAAcgaaaagataaataaatttatgataaaacGTGAACCATGAAGAGATGTACCAATTTTAAAGTGATTACATTTATAAACTAACATATTTTATTGTATAGTTATAAACTAACATATTGTATTGTATAGTTGTGAAAGTAACTTTTCTTATATGATAAATAACTAGTGTAatgttaaaatagtttttaaaaagttGAAAACTGAAATTTAGTATATAAGAATAAATGAATAAGATGTGTTAACTTAGTTAATGCAAGTTGTGCAAACTAAAAAGATAAAGCAGATTGTAAAAGGTAACCACCAGAGACTTATCTTCATGTAATGAGATGGTTGTAAAATGTAAAGTAATGTATGAATTGATGTGTAGTTGCATGGTCGTATTCTTCCAAGTGCTTCATCATTGCTTTGAAGACAAGCATTATAGGGTGCTTTTTTGGTGTGGAGTTTCCACTTTCTACACATTTGCCTCTGCACTCTCCACCTATTACGTCACTCAACACTTTCGTCAAACATCTCGctttcatttttctcattacCATTGCATGCATGAATTCGAtctacagaaaaataaaaccaaaaaaacGCGTTTatcaatcaaaatatttttctagCTCAAACAATTGCGGAGATTCAGAGGTCAAAGTTAGAATAAACATGccattttttttgtcatttctACATTTAAATATCACTGAAGTgttatctttttaatatttttttttgaagtatTACGCTAAAAGATACGAATATgcatgaaatataaaatttaatcgTTACATATTTTTTCTCTCCCACCTAATCAAATACTTAATTACTTAGAATTACTTAAAATTGTGAATAAAAATTGAGTAATGGTAAAGTTATGACAGCAGAGGTAGAACGCTATAAAGAAAATGGTAAAAGAATTACGTAAAGCAACACCAAAAGAATATTAGCAGACCAAACATGAATAATAGTTTCCTTCTTGCTTGCCCCCACCTCAACAACCACCGTTTGTATCTCTATAGATAAAGTATACAATACAATACACAGGTTTATTGGAATGATTCCATAAAATTCGTACattcctcttaaatggtgtgtcggTGTCGAATATTCGTATTGGACATTGATACTAGTATGACACTTATAAGACACATATCcgtgaagtgtcaaattcaaacagtatttgttgaattttttacaATTCTAGTACAGCCCTagcacaattttaaaaagaaaaaatacattaattttctaaaaactcaaacttattgtataaatttttattatgattaaagaaataagaaataaatcctTGTGAACCAGATTAGAAAGACATCTTTATGctccaaaaaaataatttggaacatatttatgcacataaatctttattgtcaatttatataattcataattatataatatataaatttgtgcccgtgtcctacattttagagattatacttATCTTTATGTTGGTGTCTTTATAGAGTGATACTGAAATTAAAttcttttaatcaatttttcttcttcttcattatgGTGGATTATTGCATTGGAGTATTAATATGTATCATAATTTCTTCCTGTGTCGGCAAACAAACcaccatttttttaatttagttttaaattccATAAGCAACATGCTAATCATAAATTAGTACTTTGCTGTTGATTGGGATCGTAATTGGCATGAGAACAACACAACCATGATGTTTTTATATTGCACTAATTGGATTGGGTAGGTATCAATGCACGTGACACATTCCCTTGGCCTCAAGAACCCTACCAATTTTCTTTtccaataaaatatatttaaattttattttgaattgaaccttattgaaataaaattgaattgaatGAGTTGGATTTGCGGACAGACTGTCAGCGTCGGCGGTGGACACGTCACTGTCTCTAACCtaatcaaaatcaaaagaaaaataaaaaataaaataaaaagaaaaacgaAAGCAAAATCCCAACCCATAATTAACaaccaataataataacaatttttatgtattaaaaGAGAAGCACCGTCACTACCAGCCACGtttcaagaaaaataatgaaataataacGTTGGAGTTTTTGGGGGTGTTAATAATTGTTAGAGGGTGATGatgaataattattaaaaaaagattccggaaaataaaaaagaagaaaagaaaagatatatatatataaaaaaaagaaagaaagaagaaggaagaGTCTACTAATACTAAGCAGAGGCAAAGCAAAGGGAAAGAGTGTGTTGTGTCGGTGGCGTTGTTGGACTcaagaaaacagaaaaagcgATAATGTACGGTAGAGATCCCTGGGGTGGTCCGTTGGAGATCAATGCCACGGACTCCGCCACGGAGGAGGACCGCAGCCGGAACCTGCAGGACCTCGACAGGGCGGCGCTGTCGCGGCCCTTGGACGAGACGCAGCAGAGTTGGCTCCTCGGCCCTGGCgaacagaagaagaagaagtatgTAGATCTTGGCTGCATCATCGTCAGCCGCAAGATCTTCGTATGGACTGTCGGCACGGTTCTCTTCGCCGCATTCCTCGCCGGATTCATCGCGCTCATTGTCAACACCATCCCTCGCCACCACCACAAACACCCGCCTCCCGACAACTACACCCTTGCTCTCCACAAGGCCCTTATGTTCTTCAACGCCCAGCGATGTAAACAACTAAGATTCCGCATCGTCTGATCATGTTCGTGCCGTCGTTTTTTTAGTGCGTATATTCTAACTTGTCTGAACTTCTTGTGTTTGTTGCTGTTGCAGCCGGGAAATTGCCGAAGCATAACAATGTCTCTTGGAGGGGGAACTCCGGTATGCAAGATGGGAAGTCTTCTGATACGTCTTCTGCGATTAAGGATCTGGTGGGTGGGTTCTATGATGCCGGGGATGCTATCAAGTTTAACTTTCCTGCTTCGTTTTCCATTACTATGTTGAGTTGGAGTGTGATTGAGTACAGCGCAAAGTACGAGGCTGCTGGAGAGCTTGATCATGTTAAGGAGATCATCAAGTGGGGTACTGATTATTTTCTCAAGAGTTTCAATAGTACTGCTGACACCATCACCACCCTTGCTGCTCAGGTATCTAACCACACCCctttttctgtgttttgctTCATTCTTGATTTCTCGTGTTAAGTCATTTGCTTCATAAGTTTCGTTCTGGTAGGA
Proteins encoded in this region:
- the LOC137832076 gene encoding ferric reduction oxidase 7, chloroplastic-like gives rise to the protein MEKNNVDYSPLLSPRGDETASKTVSSSLVSATKWTLKFFICVIFVLWTAFIFFQPAKPVKNMFSKWNEFSRNTPFGVTGSIFVVFTAPFLIIAFLAIAHLNLTGEDQLQGNKSSKHPRFRLWTFPVLIKGPFGVVSATEFTGIVLFLLYVFWATYAYTVDALGSIPESDRTSFRAKSMFMMEIMGLRSGAIGLMCLAFLFVPISRGSVLLRYIDIPFEHATRYHVWLGHLTMVIFTIHGLLYVVAWAMDGRLVQELLQWKDIGIANLPGVISLLAGLLMWVTSLPGVRTWNFELFFYTHQLYVVFVVFLALHVGDFIFTMAAGGIFLFLLDRFLRFCQSRRRVTVISSRCLPCGTVELVLSKPQNLRYNALSFIFVQVRELSWLQWHPFSVSSSPLDGKHHLAVLIKVLGKWTEKLRQRITDIDAQKDLSVITTSVEGPYGHEVPYHLMYENLILVAGGIGLSPFLAILSDILHRVREGKPCQPRNILLVWAVKNSSELPLLSTIDMETICPSFSDNVNIDIRIYVTRESDPPLEEGYTYKPIKSSFCPMASDYGMSVLVGTGDNFWSGLYVISSTVGFVTLLALLYGYYITPFHIDIWWYKGLLYVICMVASVVIFGGSVVVLWHNWEMKSQLKDKSNNVKVDDKIHQNGSLAPKDLSQVSIEKSTIISYGSRPDFKEIYESMSEKWGLVDVGVIVCGPSTLQTSVAEEIRSHSMTRQRHHPIFHFHSHSFDL